In a genomic window of Leptospira brenneri:
- a CDS encoding LA_0442/LA_0875 N-terminal domain-containing protein yields the protein MKKIISYFIFFLCVSFCPALRSETLLLKSGEKLEGNIVDQDKDYVTFKLADGTTKVYKKTQIKKISYAKVVDQASKKEEAQKIEKEEAEKKKIKEMELAEKQKADFENNKLEEEKRKANEEKAKRRDEELAKTKRHYLEASFGIGNGKEQSELRPFYQTIQYAGLLFSSSGQAEILTNPYKTANNSKSGRIKYVWNRFSLELKGIEAKGIIEPNGFQTLSFGSGGGSGGSSGERVVNILLGDANSKFQKVSSRIGFTPYPLPSLDLQVVGGIDRIWTSASEEVDSVGGITPTGMNPVRISYREYSSSFRGGSLGIGFEYEFLDRFTLQGQFVHISGKTISSAKNYEYRANGSNGSFLPNATGLDYWWTSKGRELNLRLSARVYNNLSVFIEASDMILKNTLQTGYISDNEGSSDQIGLKLFGPKIIIPILHDSKTILTYYQIGANYRFDF from the coding sequence ATGAAAAAAATTATTTCATATTTTATTTTCTTCCTTTGTGTTTCTTTCTGTCCCGCACTTCGAAGTGAAACCCTCCTTTTGAAATCCGGAGAGAAATTGGAAGGCAATATCGTCGACCAAGACAAGGATTATGTGACCTTCAAACTTGCTGACGGAACTACAAAAGTTTATAAAAAAACTCAGATCAAAAAGATTTCATATGCTAAGGTCGTAGATCAGGCTTCCAAAAAGGAGGAGGCGCAGAAGATTGAAAAAGAGGAAGCCGAGAAAAAGAAAATAAAAGAAATGGAGCTAGCAGAAAAACAGAAAGCGGATTTCGAAAATAATAAACTCGAGGAGGAAAAACGCAAAGCCAACGAAGAAAAAGCCAAAAGAAGAGATGAGGAATTAGCAAAAACTAAACGTCATTATTTGGAAGCTTCATTCGGAATAGGAAATGGGAAAGAACAATCAGAATTAAGGCCATTTTACCAAACCATTCAATACGCTGGACTTTTATTTAGTAGCTCTGGTCAGGCAGAGATTCTTACCAATCCATATAAGACAGCTAACAATAGTAAATCTGGTAGAATTAAATATGTTTGGAATCGATTCTCACTTGAACTAAAAGGGATAGAAGCGAAGGGAATCATTGAACCCAATGGTTTTCAAACTTTATCTTTCGGAAGCGGTGGCGGATCTGGTGGTTCTTCTGGAGAAAGAGTTGTTAATATTCTTTTAGGTGATGCAAATTCAAAATTCCAAAAAGTTTCCTCTCGAATTGGTTTTACTCCTTATCCTTTGCCTTCTTTAGATCTCCAGGTAGTAGGTGGGATCGATAGGATTTGGACGAGTGCTAGTGAAGAAGTGGATAGCGTAGGAGGAATCACACCAACAGGTATGAATCCTGTTCGAATCAGTTATCGTGAATATTCTAGCAGTTTCCGAGGTGGAAGTTTAGGAATCGGATTTGAATACGAGTTTTTAGATCGATTTACTCTTCAAGGGCAATTTGTTCATATCAGTGGCAAAACTATATCCTCTGCAAAAAACTATGAATACAGGGCAAATGGGTCTAATGGAAGTTTTCTTCCTAATGCGACAGGTTTGGATTACTGGTGGACATCTAAGGGAAGAGAATTGAACCTAAGACTTTCGGCGAGAGTATATAATAACCTGAGCGTATTTATCGAAGCAAGTGATATGATATTGAAGAACACTTTGCAAACTGGTTATATATCAGATAATGAAGGTAGCTCTGATCAAATTGGTTTAAAATTGTTTGGACCAAAAATCATTATTCCTATTTTACACGATTCTAAAACAATACTTACCTACTACCAAATAGGTGCAAATTATCGTTTTGATTTTTGA
- a CDS encoding AEC family transporter translates to MISLFFLMLGKTLPLYFNVLIGYLASKKLGVERESIASLLIYVIGPVVVFFATVSVKIDLALALFPLLLFILSSVLAFVVYYSCRKYWQDGTGNILAFTAGTGNTGFFGIPLAMVLLPSHLADIYVFAVLSSLLYESSTGFYVTAKGKLTTTDVLRKILRLPPLYAFLLALVFNLFGLEIPRVLFEYGSYFKGAYGILGMMILGMGLSGLKDGGHLDWKFINLSLVFKFILWPLLMFGLIALDHYILHYLNPEFYIVAIIFALVPMAGNTVTLAVLLKTKPEKASIAVFISTVIAILYIPLMLVLTGLLPFPVPLDFNKL, encoded by the coding sequence ATGATTTCTTTGTTTTTTCTGATGCTCGGGAAAACTCTTCCTCTTTATTTCAATGTTCTGATCGGTTATCTTGCATCTAAAAAACTGGGTGTAGAGAGGGAGTCTATTGCAAGCCTTCTCATTTATGTGATTGGTCCGGTCGTTGTTTTTTTTGCGACGGTAAGCGTAAAGATAGATCTAGCACTCGCGTTGTTTCCTTTATTGCTTTTTATTCTCTCCAGTGTTCTTGCATTTGTAGTTTACTACTCTTGTCGAAAATATTGGCAGGATGGAACGGGTAATATCTTAGCGTTCACTGCAGGAACTGGGAATACTGGTTTTTTTGGGATTCCACTTGCGATGGTACTATTACCTTCGCATTTGGCGGATATTTATGTGTTTGCTGTTTTATCCTCTTTGTTGTATGAAAGTAGCACAGGTTTTTATGTTACCGCAAAAGGCAAACTAACAACGACAGATGTCCTTCGTAAGATACTTCGTTTGCCACCTCTTTATGCTTTTCTTCTCGCTTTAGTCTTCAATTTATTCGGATTGGAAATCCCTCGTGTATTATTTGAGTATGGTTCCTACTTTAAAGGAGCCTATGGAATTTTAGGGATGATGATTTTAGGAATGGGGCTTTCCGGTTTAAAAGATGGAGGTCATCTTGATTGGAAATTTATTAACCTTTCTCTTGTTTTTAAGTTTATTCTTTGGCCACTTTTAATGTTTGGTTTGATTGCATTGGATCATTATATCCTTCACTATCTAAATCCAGAGTTTTATATAGTGGCGATCATATTTGCATTAGTGCCAATGGCAGGGAATACGGTGACTCTCGCGGTTTTACTCAAGACGAAACCGGAAAAAGCTTCCATCGCCGTTTTTATTAGTACGGTGATTGCGATTCTTTATATTCCCCTTATGCTTGTTCTTACAGGTTTACTTCCGTTTCCAGTTCCATTGGATTTTAACAAATTATAG